In the Primulina tabacum isolate GXHZ01 chromosome 7, ASM2559414v2, whole genome shotgun sequence genome, TCAGAACGGGCCCATGGTCAATAGACCAGTTAACAGAGTCAATGGGTTTTACCCGGAGCCGTGATCGGAACCATCCTAAGACAGTTCGAATATGGTTTACAGGTAGAAAACCTGCGAACCGTTGGGTGGGACGACTTTGACCAGTGAGTaggttaatttttttattttattttaaatcaacGACCACGATCAACATATCAAGTTGTCGTCGGAGATCAACGGTTACAATTTAGTGACCGTTTGTCGACCCGATAGATAGTCCGTttgataatttattattattattgactTTACGCCACGATTTTGTGGCCATTGATCATGATGATGTGGTCATTGTGCAACAAGCAACCTGCTGGGCCGAtcgttaaaattttttttttgttctattcTTCCCGTATAAATACCTCTTACCGCTTTCATTTTTTTCTAATTATTTTATCTCAATTCTCAATCTCTAATTCTCAATTCTTTTTTGATTATCAAAATATCAAATCtcgattattgatttattttcaattgttgacttatttttataattacttCAATTTCATATTTATACAAATAGCCGGAACCGGATCAAGTCGTAAGAGTTGCAAAGGAAAGGGAAAGGGCATCATGCCATGTGAGTTCAAGCATCACGATATTCTTACTCAATTTAttaacaaaacaaaaatttaccaaaaaaatgcaaatttgaaGAACTAAACGAAGGAATTTGTCTGAAGAATCGTCGATCTCATGAAGAGTTACGAGTCTTATTCTTTGACATGTTTACAATTAAAATAACCTAATGTTTTCTTTTATCCAAATCCAACATCGTCCAAAATGCACTAATTTTATTATCTTATTCAGCCTGGGTGATTTCAACGTGCCGAAAAGATATCATTCACTTCATCAATCTGTCGTATGAATTTTGGTTTTTGGATGAGCTTCCTAACGTGATTTGGAAGGGGTTGCTTCCTGTTTGTCTTATTGTCACATACAATGCGCCGAATGGGTGACgaaagaaaattttattggCTCGATTTCATTTATGCAGCCAAGAGAAACATACGAGAAGCACCAAGGGATTGGTCTCATTCAATGCAAGCTATTCGAACCTTgacaaaaaacaaaacaaaacaaaacccTATTCGGTCAGGTCTAATTTAGTGCCATATTTGTTCTTCTTGCTCTCATTTTTTGAAGTTTTCAAGCTGACTGATCACTATTCCTATATTAATCGGAGAGCAAGATGGCTCTGATTTGTACTGAaattaattgcatgtttatacaATTACTGACCCAAATTCGATTCAAGGGTGACTGAGTGAGATATACACAACTATGAAATGAGTAGTAGTAGATCATGGATTAAGTTAAGCTGGTAagtttatttactttttatgTCATTGTATAATTCTCAATGGATATCTTTTGTGGATAAATCTTTACGTTTTAAAAACCGGGCAAGAAAGTTTTGATAAAAGAATGACAAAAAAATTGCTAGCAAAACATAAGAATAAAATTGAATGGCGCGACttctatttaattattatatctaGACTTGTCAAATTGGGTTATGCCCGTCGGGCCGGCTCGCCCAGCTATAAAAATTGAACGGGTtaggttgataaaatagttgccccgtttggaggcgggccaaatgggctgagcccgtttgggttgcggCCCAAGACGGGTTGAACCCAAACGGGGCGGGTCGGCCCGCCAAATTAAgttaacattttatatttttaagttttatataaaaattggaaTAAATTTCATGCGCCTCCATGTGTCAGAACAAATATATTGATAATTTACTCTtagaacaaatttattgataatttgctcttacaaaaaatatacataaagaaaataaaaaaagaaaaatttacagatatacataaagaaaacaaaagggaagaaattcctgtaaattttattcatgaatcttaaaataatttttaagcatAACAGTTGTTTGTGAACCCAATAGTGGTTTCGTTTTGAGTCCGATGAGTTGCAGCGAAATTTTGTGGACCCGATAGAGGTTTGctaattatgtgtattgttgaagacataatattttttaaaatttacaaccGTCTCTTTCCTCGACTTTATGTTCTCTTCCATGTCTCAATCTTCATTTTTGGTTTAAACttattttttatggatttttttgtatgctttcttaattttttatttcaatatttttaattattttatgaaactatttgactgaaatatgtttagcattttttttttaaaaacaaataagCGGGTCGGACCGCCTAACTCGCGGCCCAAGGTATGTTGGGCTGGGTTGACCTTTTAGAGGCCCGCCAAAATGGCGGGCTGGCCCGTCCCGACCCGCCTAATGGCGGGTTGCAGCGGGTGGCGGGGCTGtacataaaaatttatttttattatcaagcAACCCATTATTAGTTTcaaaaacttttgtgagacgattttaCTGGTCAATTTTGTGAGGCCTATTCTATTTGGATcactaatgaaaaatattattttttagccagaagtattactttttattgtaaatatgaacaaAGTTGTCTTGTCTCATGAATAAAGATACGTGAGACATTATCACAAGACACCTACTCTAttggttttttgtttttgttttttttccctAGAGaacattatcataataataataataatataattagtGATATTTGGTATGCTTTGTGAACTTATACGATCTTTTTGTTATAATTAATTTGGttcatatttaaatttaggTGTGTCATTTTGTAATTGTAAAAAATAAcgagaaattaaaataataaattttaaaaaataagatgaGAGTTCTATAAAATACACTAGGTATTACCTAGTTGAACTTATCATCTTCTACTTAGTAACCAACACTCTATCGACAGAacaatatgtattttatatcagaaagttgatgttttattaatatataataaaaaaaacttaataatagtaatagatgacaatttattaattaatatataataaaagaaattttttggcACAATTGCGAGAaaacttaataatatatattaaaattggacacaaaaaaaataaaaaaaagcatCAAAATTTACACGTGATTCCATTTCTCCTCCACTGTTCTTACTCTCTGCTGCTCTCCCGCATTCTCACACAAACCACACGACACCCATACTGTATTGCGAGCTTGATTATTGGATCCTTCGAAAGGTTCGAAACAGCTGCAAGAGGAAGCAAAATATGGGTTCTGTTTCTTTGGCTATCGGGGATGGAACAGCAAGATTCAACAAAGGTTCAGTTTGTTCCTCGGCAGTAAATGTGTTGATGCTTTTTTCAGTAATCGCCACAAATCTTTTTgctttttattctttcagttaccACCCCACAGCCCTTCAGCGCAATTACCACAATCCCAATAATCTCTCTTTGATCTCGGAAAAAGTGAGCGCAATGCTTAGAGAGATTGGATCTTCGCAGCAGAAGCTATCCCAGATGGAGAAAAAACTCTTAGGGTATGAAAGCATCGATCTTTCCAGATTCAATGTTGCTGAGGagcttaaaattttcttaaaccaCCACCAGCTTCCTTTGGGTAAAGATTCAAGAACTGGAATTACCGAAATGGTGGCATCTGTGGGGCATTCTTGTTACAAATCCGTGGATTTGTTGTCTCAATTCATGAGCTATAAAGTTAATAGTGTTTGCCCTGATGATTGGAGCCTTGGTCAGAAGCTGATTCTCCAGGGATGTGAGCCTCTTCCGAGAAGAAGGTGCTTCGCTAAAACAATTCCTAAGCTCGGATTACACCCCTTTCCAGCCTCTGTTTGGAGAAATGTTAGTGAAAAGATTTGTAGTTGGAGCGGTCTGGGATGCAAGAACTTTGCTTGTCTGAGCAAAAAGAAATTGAACAGGGATTGCGCTGGTTGTTTTGATATTGTTGAGGGCTATGAGACCCAAAGATATGTTAAAGCTCGAAGCAAAAATGATTTCCTTATTGATGATGTGCTGGTGATGGCGAAAGATGGGGTAAGGATTGGGTTCGATCTTGGTGGTGGTTCGGGGACTTTTGCTGCTAGAATGGCCGAGAAAAATGTGACTGTGGTCACTGCCTCCTTGAATATTGATGCTCCATTTAATGAATTCATTGCCTCTAGGGGGCTTTTCCCTTTGTATTTGAGCTTAGACCATAGGTTTCCATTTTATGATCACGTGTTTGATTTGGTTCACATCGGCAATGGACTGGACATGGGGGGCCAAGCTGAGAAACTGGAGTTCTTGATGTTTGATATTGATCGTGTGTTGAGGGCAGGTGGATTGGTTTGGTTAGACAACTTTTATTGTTCGAAATGATGACAAGAGAAGCGTTGTGAGTAGACTGGTCGAACTGTTTGGGTATAAGAAGTTGAAGTGGGTTGTTGGAGAGAAATTTGATGGATCAAGAAAACCAGAAATTTACTTGTCCACTGTTCTACAGAAACCTGCAAGAGTATGATACAATAGATGTTTCCTCAGGTTCTTGTTTGTACAATAGAATTCGTCTAAGCGAGTTGTTTAACATGATCGAGATCTCTTTGTAACGTCAAGTAAATGAATGGCAtcgaattttatttttgatctttttgtGCTGATTTTAATAAATCATACGAGATCTGGATCGGTCATAGGCTAATAATGTGATTTTCATCTTGAACATTACAACAATCAAATCTTAGCAAACatgataaagaataaatatctatTACAGATTTTACAGTTGGCTTAGGTTCTCTCGACTGTAATTTGCCAATGCTTTTTGTGGGGCTGGATATGAAGATGCAAGTTAAGACGTGGGCAAATGTAGATTGAAAGCAGGCCTTTTGATCCTATGACCCATAGGAAAAAAGGGTTTATCTGGAAATCAGTTAGAGGCCATTTTTCCCGCATCCATCTTCAGATGCTGCGCCATTAATAGCCTGTACGCCGGCCGAGTTTAAAAGCTGCATTCCCTCTTGTCCCATCTGCTGAACTTCCGATGGTGATAGAATTCTGATGCATTTAACACAGCCCACAAATTCCCTACACGATTCAACATAGCATTTAGTCTCCAAGAATTTTTTTCTGCTCTGATAGAGCAGATTTACGTGGAAATGTTTGTATGAGCAAGCTTGTTTGATGGGATTAATTACACAAGTACTGAGGAGAATAGGTTAATGGGACTTACTCCCAAGGATCATCTCCGACAAGTAGAACATCGTTTTCGAAATCCACATAGACCAGTTTCCATCCGGAACCCATGTCATTAAGCAAGCCCTTGAGACCAAACATGTGTTCTATTTCCGAACGTAGCTCGTCGTAAGTCTTGAAACTAGAGACATCGATCGACCTTCCCACAGACCCGACCTTTTGTATCTGTCAAAACTCATCTCATCAGCATAGAatcatatatttgaaaatttcaatCCATCAACATattataatgtcaaactcttgTATGCGTAATCAAATGCCGTGGTAAACATATTTCTTTTGTTCAAGTAACAAAAACATTTACCTTCGTATAAGTCCGGAATCGTGGAGTAACTTGCTGCCATGAGCCATGTTGCAAAAGATTTTTGTCTTCAAAATCCACATTGCTTGAAGATGCTCCTCCCGAGTTATCTGCGTATTCATGGAGAGAGAATGTCTGAGAATCTGCTAGGCTAGCTGATGTAATCTGGGATTGGACATCCTGATTTGGGCAGAAGTTTCCCACTAGGTAATCAGACTGATTCTGGAAAGCAGTGTTCTTTAATGCACAAAAATCATCCAAGATCGTGCTAGAAACAGAAGGATCAATTACTGTACTTCCATTGTTATTATCACCAAGATTGAGACAGCTATATATGTCACCCTGAATCTGGCTCTCATCTGATGATAAGTCTTTCAAACCACATGAATTATACGGAAGAGTCGACATTTCTTGATGAGACAACATGGTAGGGAGATTGGTTTGGGACATGCACTTCACATTGTTAAAATGAAAATCCCACGATTCTTGACCTGCTGAAGCCGGCACTTTGATCATAGTTTCTGGTAAAGGAGAAGGCTGACCGGATTTCttgaacacaaaagaagaccccgTATTTCTAAACATGGCAGGTGAGGAGGGACATATTGAAGAATACGTGTTAAATTCAACCTGACTCGGGTACTGGAACAAGGGATTAAGATTTATGGACTGTACATGGGATGGATCATTTTGCGGAGTTTGAAAGATTTGTGAGTCCAACCTAGAGTGTGTGATCACCGGACTCGTTTGCATCCCATTACTCTGATTCATGACTGGAACATCATGTTTGTTATCGTTGCACTGCTCTTGTGACTGAACCTGGCTAAGCTGATCTATAGTCAGTGAAGGTCCTACTGTATCCATGGAAGTTCGGTGCACAACTTTTTCTGGTGCCTCTGGGATTGACGGCAGTAAAACATTCGAATTCATGACATTCGTTTGGCTGCTAACTAATCGTTCAGGATAACTTTCCGTGTCTGGAGGAATAATCTGTGGTGGAGTCGGTTTATTTGCAGATTGCACCGAAGATTTGGATTCCTGGAGTGCTGTGTCCTTTATTAGCATCTTTGTGAAGTGATCTGACCATAGACTTGATACCGAGGGACATGGAAGATCTCCAAGTGGACTGTGGAAAAGAGGTCGATTTATTAAACCTTCCCATTCTGTTTGCGCCCCTGATATAAGAAAAATGCCCAACTGCTCAGTGCACGGCAAAGACATGAAACAACAGCCATTTCAAATGATAGAAAAATACCTAAGAAAGCAGAGTGGAAAGGACGCTTCAGGTTGCCTGTTAGAGATGGAAATATAAAGAGGCTTTCTGGAGTCTCGATTTCCCAGGGGCTAACTCTACTTTGCTTGTCACAGCACCCAGGCTCATCCCACTCTACCTGTCACCAAAAATAAGTAAAACATTGGTCCAGCGGGGTCACATTTTTGCTAGAATTAGAGGTATCTGAGTTTCTTAGTTCTTACACATCATACAATTGACAAATACCTGCAGACTACGCCATTTGGAATTTGGCCATCTTAGAGGATCCAAATCGCTTATACCAGTAATGGTTCCCATATATCTGTGTAAATAGCAAAAGAGATGTCAGATAACAGAATATGAGACATCAAACCGAACCTGACAAAATTTTAAAGTCACCTTCGTTTATTGGAATCTTCTGTTTCAAACATCATACCAAACCTCATACCTATGGAGAGTTGTGTACCATACAATGCTTTTCGATATTTAACCAGTGGAATGACAAATTCTGAGGGGCATGCcctaaaaaatgataaaatattgcAGAACAACCAATGTTTAGccttgtctttttttttttgggcaaGAATCCGGCATAACTGCTGAGTCAATCAAGTGATGTGCGTATCTGAAAAGTAAAGGAATAAAAACCTTGGATTGTAGAAGATTGTGAACGGGGTTCTGTTAGCCGCAGCATGAGCAGCAGCAGCCAGGATTCCAATGTGCATGCTATCAGTAGACAGAACCGAAGATGGCAAAGCTGCTTGCTGACGATTAACACGCCTCACTCCGAGTAATAGCTGTGACTTCTCATCTCTATACACAACCACGGTGAAATTacaacaaattttgaaaaaaattttattttaataaagaaTTCCAAATATGCATTCTTGACCATTactttactttttttttaaatgaactgCAGCAACAAAAACTACCTGATAAATAGAACCGCATCGCCTGCTCTAAGCCTCTTTGCACCAACAAACATGCTCCAACCAGTTGTTAGAAGGTGCCGCTTTGGCTGTCCTAGATAATGAAACAAGCAGCAAGGTAAGGTTTGAAAACTGGCATTGAGTCGCTGGTTAGTTTGGCATAAAATTTATGACTTGAATAAGAAATAAAAACACAGAACAGAAAATTTCAACAGAAATAACTGAAACAATGAAAAAGGAAACAGTTTATTTACCCCGGTATATATGTCGAAAAGTCCATGTGTTTTCATGCAAATCTCGGACAACAAGTTCTTGAGTTGGTGGTTGCACAGAGTAATCCTGAAAAGAAGCACTAAAAGTATATAAATTATGTCTTATTATATGAATACAACGAAATAAATAACCAAATAAACCAAAACCGAACCAGCAGTGGAAACAGCTTTTCTGCAGCTCTTCGAGGAACTGAGAAGCCACCATGTGTGCTAGTATCACTGGCCGTCAATGTCTTGCAGAAAAATTCAGCTGGATGTTTGCTGGGTTTTACTCGAAAGTCCGGTATAGGAAACACGTCCTTTTCCTAAAGAATGAGCAAAATATGAAACTGCAAAACAAAAGGCCACAAAAACTAGTTTGCAATGGTGTATATCTTACAGAATTCACCGACTGAAGGCTCATTTGGGCATAAATTTCATCTGTGTCTTTGTCTGCCTATTTgtcaaaagaaagttagatggaTATTTCTATTCCAGTACAGAAAATGATCTGTTGATTTCAAAACAACCCCCTTTTTTGCGTAAAATTAAGTATACAAAAATGCTGGAAGGACATACATGGAGTGTAACATTGTGAACTTGACACAACAAATGAGAAGGTAGGTTTGGATAGCTTGGTATTTGTGTTGTTGCTGATCTATTCGTGGATGCAGCAACCtgaaaaaaagagaagaaagaTCCTATTATGCAACTTGACCAGTCGAATTTGCATATAATTGTCTCGTGTCCGAAAAATCACCATACACACGAAAAGCATTAAAGTTACATGCTGTGACTATTATATATTATGAGTTATGACTCCAAAAAATAATTTGAGGTTTCCTAGAGGGCATTTGTACAAAACTTTCTGGTCCCAAGCAAGCCATGGCTGAATAATTCCACAAATGATCGTAAAATAGTTAAAAATGCAAGTTTTATTAGAATATGCATCAAGTACGTGTAAACTACACAATTATTTTTATGGAAATGAATTACTATATTAATCCTCGTTCAACTTTATTCTCGACATTAACGAAGCAAGTAAAGATTATGTGATCCCAATTCTGCATCCTCCTCTAAGTTTCACTTTACCCGCAATTTTCGATCTTATCAAGTACCTTAGTccaaaataataacaataatacgGGGATCAACTACTCCAATTTTCAGTTTTGCTAAGATGAGGAAAATACTCGCCTGTTCACTGTGCCCTTGTGGAAAATAGTACACAAGGCTTCCAACCTGAGGCAAGGTAACAAGCGGACCAGCACAAGCATGCCACAACTCAGAATTCATTGGTTTCTTTACCCCTATTAAGAACCATGGTAAAGTAATGAGAATTCTACCTAGTACCACAAATTTGAAGAGATCTTAGAAAATGATTTAGATTTTCTAGAAATACTGCAAAACAAATTTATAAAGGCATGTGATATATCATTATAAAACAGAGGAATGTGTAACAGACCAGTATCCTGcatttctttcaagaatttcaTCCCTTCAAGGATATTATGTCCACCATTGACCAAACCTTCGGGTTTGAATTTTTCTTCGACAGAAGCCATatttgtatatgtatttatgcTCTATTTTTCACCTGCCTTAATCCCAAAAACATCCCAATTTCAAGAAATCGTCACACTCTAGGAAAGATATAAGCTTTGCATCCAAAAACCATTCACTCACATGTTCTTGAATACCTAGACAAAAAGGGAGACGATCCATTTCAAGGAGCATCGGTTTAAAGAAATACCCGTCATTATTTTcttggaggtgccgaagaccAAAGCCGATACAAATATTCAGTGAGAATCTAGTACTATGAGAGGAACCAATCAAAGAAGCCTGCCGTAAAAATCCAAAACCATAGAACAAAGCCACACTGCAAAAGTCACTGAAAAATCTACGTGGGGCTTCCTCTTCCTCTTCGACTATATGAAAAACAACCCCTCATCAGCTAAAGCGAGAAAAAGCaaaaccaaaaaataaaatagaggGGTCCGTTTTCTTGCATCAAAGCACGCGGACCGTGCCCTGCATGGTCGGACTATCAAGTGTTTCCCTCTTTTTCTCCATCTTTTCTCTTTAGATTATTTCTCAAAAGAAATTGACCTTTCTCAATccaaaaattccaaaaataacaCCAAAAGTTCCGATCTTTTGAACCCTTTTCCTCTCTCTCTCTCGCTCTTTTCACTCTCTTTTCACACCTTCACGGTAGTTGGTTTATGtggtttttttttctctttaatGGTGAAGAGGGTAGTGCATGCTCTTATCCTGCGCCCA is a window encoding:
- the LOC142551614 gene encoding auxin response factor 5-like codes for the protein MASVEEKFKPEGLVNGGHNILEGMKFLKEMQDTGVKKPMNSELWHACAGPLVTLPQVGSLVYYFPQGHSEQVAASTNRSATTQIPSYPNLPSHLLCQVHNVTLHADKDTDEIYAQMSLQSVNSEKDVFPIPDFRVKPSKHPAEFFCKTLTASDTSTHGGFSVPRRAAEKLFPLLDYSVQPPTQELVVRDLHENTWTFRHIYRGQPKRHLLTTGWSMFVGAKRLRAGDAVLFIRDEKSQLLLGVRRVNRQQAALPSSVLSTDSMHIGILAAAAHAAANRTPFTIFYNPRACPSEFVIPLVKYRKALYGTQLSIGMRFGMMFETEDSNKRRYMGTITGISDLDPLRWPNSKWRSLQVEWDEPGCCDKQSRVSPWEIETPESLFIFPSLTGNLKRPFHSAFLGAQTEWEGLINRPLFHSPLGDLPCPSVSSLWSDHFTKMLIKDTALQESKSSVQSANKPTPPQIIPPDTESYPERLVSSQTNVMNSNVLLPSIPEAPEKVVHRTSMDTVGPSLTIDQLSQVQSQEQCNDNKHDVPVMNQSNGMQTSPVITHSRLDSQIFQTPQNDPSHVQSINLNPLFQYPSQVEFNTYSSICPSSPAMFRNTGSSFVFKKSGQPSPLPETMIKVPASAGQESWDFHFNNVKCMSQTNLPTMLSHQEMSTLPYNSCGLKDLSSDESQIQGDIYSCLNLGDNNNGSTVIDPSVSSTILDDFCALKNTAFQNQSDYLVGNFCPNQDVQSQITSASLADSQTFSLHEYADNSGGASSSNVDFEDKNLLQHGSWQQVTPRFRTYTKIQKVGSVGRSIDVSSFKTYDELRSEIEHMFGLKGLLNDMGSGWKLVYVDFENDVLLVGDDPWEEFVGCVKCIRILSPSEVQQMGQEGMQLLNSAGVQAINGAASEDGCGKNGL